A DNA window from Helianthus annuus cultivar XRQ/B chromosome 15, HanXRQr2.0-SUNRISE, whole genome shotgun sequence contains the following coding sequences:
- the LOC110913274 gene encoding putative proline-rich receptor-like protein kinase PERK11 → MKLKRKRKEDKDDELYNPSLEHVIESQTPPSSGGRKKTSARKSVTSPKAARRKLIVKLPKRTSKPKSKPSQPPSPPPEPSPPQSPHKSPPKQPTPPPSPPPHLSPLHLSPLHLSPPHLSPPHEQPVVTSQQIFQTPPSTQPPVQTTPGSSGFKNFPNIPVNVNIGLDDIGDFDFANNEQVRRLEKKVEEVLVENKKLLDREKKLKRKVEANQTEIDILKVKVAKLEEEKARRDEQNKYFELKNIELEAAKEMKEHEIYMMNKVLENLLGKSVEQRFEETE, encoded by the exons ATGAAG CTCAAGAGAAAGAGGAAAGAAGATAAAGATGATGAATTGTACAATCCATCTCTTGAGCATGTTATAGAGTCTCAGACACCTCCATCATCTGGTGGTAGGAAGAAGACAAGTGCAAGAAAGAGTGTTACTTCTCCAAAAGCAGCTAGAAGAAAGCTGATTGTCAAGTTGCCTAAACGCACATCAAAACCAAAGTCAAAACCAAgtcaaccaccatcaccaccacctgaacCATCACCACCTCAATCACCACATAAAtcaccaccaaaacaacctacaccaccaccatcacctccaccacaTCTATCACCACTACATCTATCACCACTACATCTATCACCACCACATCTTTCACCACCACATGAACAACCTGTTGTTACTTCCCAACAAATTTTCCAAACACCACCATCCACACAACCACCTGTCCAAACAACTCCTGGATCTTCTGGATTCAAAAATTTTCCAAATATCCCTGTGAATGTGAACATTGGTCTTGATGATATTGGAGATTTTGACTTTGCAAATAATGAGCAAGTAAGGAGATTggaaaagaaagttgaagaagtTTTGGTTGAAAACAAAAAGTTGTTGGATCGTGAGAAGAAATTGAAAAGA AAAGTTGAGGCTAATCAGACAGAGATTGATATTCTTAAAGTTAAAGTTGCTAAGTTGGAAGAAGAGAAAGCACGCAGAGATGAGCAGAACAAGTACTTTGAGTTAAAGAACATAGAATTGGAAGCtgctaaagaaatgaaagaacACGAGATATACATGATGAATAAAGTGTTAGAAAATTTGCTTGGAAAGTCTGTTGAGCAGAGATTTGAAGAGACTGAATGA